The DNA sequence GGACGATGTCGCGCACGGGCAGCGCGAAGGGCCCTGGACGATGATTTCTCACGATCCTCAAGCCTACCGGGTCAGGTGCGCGAAGCTCCCGGGTCGAGGAACCGGGCGACCGCAGGGGGCACGAACGGCGACACGTCGCCACCGAGGGACGAGACCTGCCGGACGAGCGAGCTGGAGACCAGCGCGTGGGCCGGGTCGGGCAGCAGGAAGACGGTCTCGACGTGCGCGAGGTGCCGGTTCACGATCGCCATCGGGGTCTCGTACGCGACGTCGATCTGCGACCTGATGCCCTTCACCAGGACTCCCGCCCCGACGTCGGTGGCGTAGTCCACGAGCAGGCCGACGCTCCAGGAGGCCACGATGACCTGGCCTGTGATGTCGCTCTCCTGGATCGACTGCTCGAGCAGCGCGAGCCGCTGCGCGATCGGCAGCAACGCTTCCTTGCCCGGGTTGTGGACGACCAGCACGTGCAGCTCGTCGTACAGCGCCGCCGCCCGCCGGATGACATCGAGATGCCCGAGGGTCGGCGGGTCGAAAGATCCTGGAACGACGGCGATCCGGCTGCTCATGAGGCGAGCCTATCGGCGGCGGCGATACCTAGTTCTTCGCGAGTGCCGCCCGCTCGTGCTGCCCGAGCCTCCGCTCCAGGGCGCTCGCGAGTCCTGGGTGCGCACGCAGCGCCGGATC is a window from the Microbacterium lacus genome containing:
- the coaD gene encoding pantetheine-phosphate adenylyltransferase, with the translated sequence MSSRIAVVPGSFDPPTLGHLDVIRRAAALYDELHVLVVHNPGKEALLPIAQRLALLEQSIQESDITGQVIVASWSVGLLVDYATDVGAGVLVKGIRSQIDVAYETPMAIVNRHLAHVETVFLLPDPAHALVSSSLVRQVSSLGGDVSPFVPPAVARFLDPGASRT